From Scytonema millei VB511283, the proteins below share one genomic window:
- a CDS encoding efflux RND transporter permease subunit yields the protein MLLSIANTFIKRPVLTTVCTVVILLLGAICIPLLPLDKLPEMALKQVTVTANYLGSDAKTAEENVTTVLERQINGTERAVYMSSQTTNNGDTTINVSFPTEMDRNTAQVLVQNNVAVAEAELPEEVNRTGVVTQKQSPTITIAYAFYSEKNEQGNYIYDNVFISNYVDRLIFDEIKRIEGVGNLRIIGERRYAMRIWLNPDALAARNLSAQDVINAISEQNIQVGAGRIGQQPTQAKHDYEIALRAIGRFTTPEEAEDIIVQVGQNGTLTRLKDVGRAEVGAQDYSSTTLFDGAPSVILLAYQLPGSNAWNTANLIKARMAELEQSFPPGLNATVGLDNTLFVSASLDEAFKTLMEAIALVFLVIFIFLQDWRTTIIPALAIPVSLIGAMAFAFMFGFSLNQLTLFGVILATGLVVDDGIVVVEAIAAKLSQGMRPVQAAIDAMGELTGAIIATSVVLMAVFIPVTFFPGTTGIVYRQFALIIAFAIAISTFNALTFSPSMSAIIMRRQQEVHGPLGWFFGWFNRGFDWFKEQYGKSVEFLIRLRMIVIPIFLAGLIATGWLYQTTPQGFIPEEDQGYFFAIAEAPSGVSLNYTTNLVQKVTQIIQPLPEVEHVVGNAGFGFQGNASNKALFFVKLKDWEERPGADKSIFGLLQQINQKLQANVPEARLIAVNAPPVDGLGSTGGFEMYIQNRQALPMEALIDNTQKVVEAARKRPELAGVFTQFTFGAPMMEISIDREQAKALNVQLSDIFNTMQTYLGARYVNQYVLGGRLYRVQVQAEETSRSNPDDIGRLYVRSVDGNSVPLSNVVKVEQMTYPPIITHYNVYPSINIQGAPAPGYSTGQAIRAMEEVAEQVLQPGFGYAWTGTAFQEKASGGAAPIIFGLAFVMVFLVLAAQYESYVDPIIIMITVPLAILGAIGALLLRANLLQAGSVWPVVNNNIYAQVALVMLIGLASKNAILIVEFANQSAELGMSYTKAAIRAAEERLRPILMTAISGLVGFWPLVIAAGAGAMSRWSLGTALFGGYLFSTLLSLFLVPVLYVVIKNMEEDFLKPKKLSKTQQKEDRQPQPLAR from the coding sequence ATGTTACTGAGCATTGCCAATACATTCATTAAGCGACCAGTCTTAACTACAGTCTGTACCGTGGTTATTCTTTTACTGGGAGCAATTTGCATTCCGCTGTTGCCCTTGGATAAACTCCCAGAAATGGCATTAAAGCAAGTTACCGTGACAGCAAATTATCTCGGTAGCGATGCCAAAACCGCAGAAGAAAACGTCACCACCGTACTAGAACGACAGATCAACGGTACGGAACGGGCTGTATATATGTCCTCTCAAACAACGAATAATGGTGACACGACCATTAACGTCTCCTTCCCCACGGAGATGGACAGAAATACCGCTCAAGTCCTCGTACAAAACAACGTCGCCGTTGCTGAAGCAGAACTACCAGAAGAAGTGAATCGCACGGGTGTCGTTACTCAAAAACAATCTCCAACAATTACGATTGCTTATGCCTTTTATTCAGAGAAAAACGAGCAAGGTAACTATATTTACGACAACGTATTTATTAGTAATTATGTCGATCGCCTGATTTTCGATGAAATCAAACGGATTGAGGGCGTAGGCAATTTAAGAATCATTGGCGAACGAAGATATGCAATGCGGATCTGGCTCAATCCCGATGCATTGGCGGCGAGAAATTTATCAGCACAAGATGTCATCAATGCCATTTCCGAGCAAAACATTCAAGTAGGAGCGGGTAGGATCGGTCAGCAGCCGACTCAAGCCAAGCATGACTATGAAATCGCCTTGCGCGCGATCGGTCGCTTTACGACTCCTGAAGAGGCTGAAGATATTATCGTCCAAGTTGGTCAAAACGGGACGCTCACGCGGCTCAAAGATGTCGGTCGTGCGGAAGTTGGAGCGCAAGACTACAGTTCCACAACGCTATTTGACGGCGCTCCTTCAGTCATTTTGTTAGCCTATCAATTGCCTGGAAGCAATGCTTGGAATACAGCCAACTTAATTAAGGCGAGGATGGCGGAGTTAGAGCAAAGTTTTCCGCCAGGATTGAATGCAACGGTTGGTTTAGATAACACGTTGTTTGTTTCAGCTTCCTTAGATGAAGCCTTCAAAACTCTGATGGAAGCGATCGCCTTAGTCTTTTTGGTGATCTTTATTTTCCTCCAAGACTGGCGCACCACAATTATTCCCGCTTTGGCAATTCCCGTATCATTAATTGGGGCAATGGCGTTTGCTTTTATGTTTGGGTTTAGCCTAAATCAGTTAACACTATTCGGGGTAATTTTAGCCACAGGTCTAGTTGTAGACGATGGGATTGTGGTTGTCGAGGCGATCGCCGCTAAATTATCTCAGGGAATGCGACCAGTGCAAGCGGCGATCGATGCGATGGGAGAACTCACTGGCGCAATTATTGCAACATCTGTCGTACTGATGGCAGTATTTATTCCCGTGACCTTCTTTCCAGGCACGACGGGAATTGTCTACAGACAGTTTGCCTTAATTATTGCCTTTGCGATCGCTATTTCTACCTTCAACGCCCTTACCTTTTCGCCTAGCATGTCAGCCATCATCATGCGACGACAGCAGGAGGTACACGGACCCTTGGGCTGGTTTTTTGGGTGGTTTAATCGCGGGTTTGACTGGTTTAAAGAACAGTATGGTAAGTCAGTAGAGTTTCTAATTCGCCTGCGAATGATAGTAATTCCGATTTTTCTAGCAGGCTTAATTGCTACGGGTTGGCTTTACCAGACTACGCCGCAAGGATTTATTCCCGAAGAAGATCAAGGCTATTTCTTTGCGATCGCCGAAGCTCCTTCGGGTGTCTCTTTAAATTACACCACCAATCTCGTCCAAAAAGTTACCCAAATTATCCAACCGCTACCAGAAGTCGAACACGTAGTTGGTAACGCGGGCTTTGGTTTTCAAGGTAATGCTAGTAACAAGGCACTATTTTTTGTCAAGCTCAAAGATTGGGAAGAACGCCCAGGTGCAGACAAGTCAATTTTCGGACTCCTGCAACAAATTAACCAAAAATTGCAAGCAAATGTTCCCGAAGCCAGACTAATCGCCGTCAACGCGCCACCAGTAGATGGGTTAGGTAGTACGGGTGGTTTCGAGATGTACATCCAAAACCGCCAAGCCTTGCCAATGGAAGCGTTGATTGACAACACGCAAAAAGTAGTCGAAGCAGCAAGAAAGCGTCCAGAGTTAGCGGGTGTATTTACTCAATTTACCTTTGGCGCGCCCATGATGGAAATCTCCATCGATCGCGAACAAGCTAAAGCCCTAAACGTCCAATTGAGCGATATTTTCAATACGATGCAGACATATTTAGGGGCGAGATATGTCAACCAATACGTTCTCGGCGGACGACTGTATCGCGTGCAAGTGCAAGCAGAAGAAACATCACGTTCCAATCCCGACGATATTGGTCGTTTGTACGTCCGTTCTGTAGATGGGAATTCCGTACCACTGAGTAACGTAGTGAAAGTCGAGCAAATGACTTATCCCCCAATTATTACTCACTACAACGTCTACCCATCAATCAATATTCAAGGCGCACCTGCACCAGGTTACAGTACCGGACAAGCAATAAGAGCGATGGAAGAAGTAGCAGAGCAAGTGTTGCAACCAGGATTCGGCTATGCTTGGACGGGAACAGCTTTTCAGGAAAAAGCTTCTGGTGGTGCTGCTCCGATTATTTTTGGTTTAGCCTTTGTGATGGTGTTTTTGGTGTTGGCGGCGCAGTACGAAAGCTACGTTGACCCCATCATCATCATGATTACCGTACCCTTAGCAATTTTAGGCGCGATCGGAGCGTTGCTGCTCCGTGCCAACTTGCTTCAAGCTGGTTCGGTTTGGCCTGTTGTCAACAATAACATTTACGCTCAAGTCGCTCTCGTCATGCTGATCGGCTTAGCCAGTAAAAACGCAATTCTGATCGTAGAATTTGCCAACCAGTCAGCAGAGCTAGGCATGAGCTACACCAAAGCAGCAATTCGAGCCGCAGAGGAACGCTTGCGACCGATTCTGATGACAGCAATTTCTGGTTTAGTTGGTTTTTGGCCCTTGGTCATAGCGGCGGGTGCTGGAGCCATGAGTCGCTGGTCATTAGGAACGGCACTATTTGGTGGCTACCTATTTTCGACGCTGCTCAGTTTGTTCTTAGTCCCGGTGCTGTACGTTGTTATTAAGAACATGGAAGAAGATTTCTTGAAACCCAAGAAACTAAGCAAGACACAGCAGAAAGAAGACAGACAGCCGCAACCATTAGCTAGATAG
- a CDS encoding DUF4336 domain-containing protein has product MHSSTQPQDLAWQFWLALPLYPFGKRRTLCTEVVKDTIWTFDQLQGFFYAVVTIRMTVVKLNAGGLLIYAPVAPTKECIRMVSELVAKYGDVKYIILPTSSGLEHKIFVGPFARCFPQAQVFVAPNQWSFPLNLPLSWLGFPRKRTQVLPENSQEAPFGTEFDYAVLDLDLGKGSFAEVALLHKRSRTLLLTDSIISIPEEPPALLQLDPYPLLFHARDSGNEAMEDTPANRRKGWQRICLFAIYFRPRAVETAGLVQMWRDVVQAKERSRQAYFGLYPFRWQAGWQQSFDMLRSNGRPFVAPILQTLIFSQAPQQVLDWADKVASWDFGRIISCHLDAPIATTPYEFRQAFACLEQNPRVGQNAPLPEADFGFLRQLETFLVKYGVATPAKEKV; this is encoded by the coding sequence ATGCATTCAAGCACCCAGCCGCAGGATTTGGCGTGGCAGTTCTGGCTGGCTTTACCACTCTATCCATTTGGCAAGCGGCGGACGCTTTGCACGGAAGTTGTGAAGGATACGATCTGGACGTTCGACCAGCTTCAGGGCTTTTTCTATGCGGTTGTCACGATTCGGATGACTGTTGTTAAGCTTAATGCTGGTGGTTTGTTGATCTATGCACCCGTTGCCCCAACAAAAGAGTGCATTCGCATGGTAAGTGAGTTGGTGGCAAAGTATGGTGATGTGAAATATATTATTCTGCCGACTAGTTCGGGATTGGAACACAAGATTTTTGTCGGTCCTTTCGCTCGGTGCTTTCCTCAAGCCCAGGTTTTTGTGGCTCCGAACCAATGGAGTTTTCCACTCAATTTACCCCTGTCGTGGTTGGGATTTCCCCGAAAACGCACTCAAGTACTACCGGAAAACTCTCAAGAGGCTCCCTTTGGCACGGAGTTTGACTATGCCGTGTTGGATTTGGACTTAGGCAAGGGTTCTTTTGCAGAAGTAGCACTTCTTCATAAGCGATCGCGCACTCTGCTCTTAACTGATTCCATTATCTCCATTCCCGAAGAACCACCCGCGCTTTTGCAGTTAGACCCGTATCCTTTGCTGTTTCATGCTAGAGACAGTGGGAACGAGGCAATGGAAGACACTCCCGCCAATCGTCGTAAGGGATGGCAGCGGATTTGCTTGTTTGCAATTTACTTCCGTCCTAGAGCAGTAGAAACAGCTGGACTGGTACAAATGTGGCGCGATGTTGTGCAGGCAAAAGAGCGATCGCGACAAGCTTACTTTGGCTTATACCCATTCCGTTGGCAAGCGGGATGGCAGCAATCGTTCGATATGCTCCGTAGCAACGGTCGTCCGTTTGTCGCCCCAATTCTACAAACTCTGATTTTTTCCCAAGCACCACAACAAGTCTTAGACTGGGCTGATAAGGTAGCAAGTTGGGATTTCGGGCGAATTATTAGCTGTCACTTGGATGCACCAATCGCTACAACTCCTTATGAATTCCGACAGGCTTTTGCTTGCTTGGAGCAGAATCCTCGCGTAGGTCAAAATGCTCCCTTACCAGAAGCAGACTTTGGATTCTTGCGGCAACTAGAAACATTTCTCGTCAAATATGGCGTTGCTACACCAGCTAAAGAGAAAGTGTAA
- a CDS encoding sensor histidine kinase, with the protein MNSEILTKLRACCRDEAAFEQLQQILSDKIQPLEQEIDRANFQVERQKALSNAIARLQETLDLETIFQATATEVRQLLAADRVGMFRFYADSGWNDGEFVSEDVAADLASAIAQKVHDHCFGEQFAVHYQRGRVQAVADIYNAGLSDCHIQILAQFQVRANLVVPLLQGHNLWGLLCIHQCRAPRQWQESEIEFVHQIADRLGVALQHAELLAELRAEIVERQQAEQRAQELNQELQQAIVELKAVNKELEAFSYSVSHDLRAPLRSIDGFSQALLEDCLDQLDNTGQDYLHRIRSATQRMGQLIDDLLTLSRVTRSEMSRESVALSRLASRICTDLQMAHPDRQVEFAVQPGLVVQGDPRLLEVLLDNLLNNAWKFTSRQLQAKIEFGAIAQENGIPAFFVRDDGVGFDMVYVDKLFRPFQRLHAMNEFFGNGIGLATVQRIVHRHGGRVWAEGALTRGATFYFTLFAEEVEA; encoded by the coding sequence ATGAACTCAGAGATATTGACAAAATTGCGTGCCTGCTGTCGAGATGAAGCGGCATTCGAGCAGCTGCAACAAATTCTAAGCGACAAAATTCAACCTCTAGAGCAGGAGATCGATCGGGCGAATTTTCAGGTGGAACGACAAAAAGCCTTGTCCAACGCGATCGCCCGACTCCAAGAAACCCTCGATCTGGAAACAATTTTTCAAGCCACTGCTACTGAGGTGCGTCAACTTTTGGCAGCAGACCGCGTGGGTATGTTTCGCTTCTATGCCGATTCTGGGTGGAATGATGGAGAATTTGTGTCTGAGGATGTCGCTGCCGATCTCGCCTCAGCGATCGCGCAGAAAGTCCACGACCATTGCTTTGGCGAGCAATTTGCCGTCCATTACCAAAGGGGACGGGTGCAGGCAGTTGCCGATATCTACAACGCGGGGCTGAGCGACTGCCACATTCAGATCCTCGCCCAATTTCAGGTGCGGGCTAACTTGGTCGTGCCACTCTTGCAAGGTCACAACCTCTGGGGATTACTCTGCATTCATCAATGTCGCGCCCCGCGTCAGTGGCAGGAATCCGAGATCGAATTTGTCCATCAGATTGCCGATCGCTTAGGGGTGGCTCTCCAGCACGCCGAACTGCTAGCCGAACTGCGGGCAGAAATCGTCGAACGGCAGCAAGCGGAACAGCGCGCTCAAGAGTTGAATCAGGAACTGCAGCAAGCGATTGTCGAACTGAAGGCGGTGAATAAGGAATTGGAAGCTTTTAGCTATTCAGTCTCTCACGATCTGCGCGCGCCCCTACGCAGTATTGATGGCTTCAGTCAGGCATTGCTAGAAGACTGCCTTGACCAATTAGATAACACCGGACAAGACTATCTACACCGCATCCGCTCCGCTACCCAGCGAATGGGGCAGTTGATTGACGATCTCCTCACCCTATCGCGAGTCACTCGCAGCGAGATGAGCAGGGAATCAGTCGCTCTGAGCCGATTAGCCAGTCGTATCTGCACGGATTTACAGATGGCTCATCCAGATCGACAGGTGGAGTTTGCAGTTCAACCTGGATTAGTCGTCCAAGGAGATCCCCGTCTGCTGGAAGTTTTATTAGATAATTTATTGAATAATGCTTGGAAATTTACCTCTAGGCAGTTGCAGGCAAAAATTGAATTTGGAGCGATCGCACAGGAAAATGGGATTCCCGCTTTCTTTGTGCGGGATGATGGCGTAGGCTTTGACATGGTTTATGTTGACAAGTTATTTAGACCGTTCCAGCGATTGCACGCTATGAACGAATTTTTCGGCAATGGGATTGGACTTGCTACGGTGCAGCGAATCGTGCATCGGCATGGGGGACGGGTGTGGGCAGAAGGGGCATTGACACGGGGAGCAACGTTTTATTTCACGCTCTTCGCAGAGGAGGTCGAGGCATGA